Proteins from one uncultured Fusobacterium sp. genomic window:
- a CDS encoding NAD(+)/NADH kinase, whose product MKKVFIIYNVDKPLALDLYKKSVEYFQNRGIEIVDKVSKADFGVVIGGDGTLLRAFRNFIFKKNLYVIAINAGSLGFLTEIKKENMLEEYDNFLNGKFKFEKRYILEIELNGQIYYALNEIVISKAGITSRVLRVNFKTNGEYMCTYKGDGVIVATPTGSTAYSMSAGGPILKSDMKAIVITPIAPHNLNTRPIVIGGEESIEMRIEDEKRVGQLIIDGQTNKRISTMENIRIEYSKYSLNLVIPKDRNYYSVLREKLKWGDNLC is encoded by the coding sequence ATGAAAAAAGTTTTTATAATATACAATGTTGATAAACCTTTAGCTTTAGATTTGTATAAAAAGAGTGTAGAATATTTTCAAAATAGAGGAATAGAAATAGTAGATAAAGTTAGTAAGGCTGATTTTGGAGTAGTTATTGGAGGAGATGGAACGCTTCTAAGAGCTTTTAGGAATTTTATTTTTAAAAAAAATCTTTATGTAATAGCTATTAATGCTGGGAGTTTAGGATTTCTTACAGAGATAAAAAAAGAAAATATGTTAGAAGAGTATGATAATTTTTTAAATGGAAAATTTAAGTTTGAAAAAAGATATATCTTAGAGATTGAGTTAAATGGACAGATTTATTATGCTCTCAATGAAATTGTAATATCTAAAGCTGGAATTACTTCAAGAGTACTGAGAGTAAATTTTAAGACAAATGGCGAATATATGTGTACTTATAAAGGAGATGGAGTAATTGTAGCAACTCCTACTGGATCAACAGCTTATTCTATGTCAGCAGGAGGTCCGATTTTAAAATCTGATATGAAGGCTATAGTTATTACTCCTATAGCCCCACACAATCTGAATACACGTCCAATTGTTATTGGAGGAGAAGAGAGTATTGAGATGAGAATTGAAGATGAAAAAAGAGTTGGTCAATTGATAATAGATGGACAAACTAATAAAAGGATATCTACTATGGAGAATATAAGAATTGAATATTCAAAATATAGTTTAAATCTTGTTATACCTAAGGATAGAAATTATTATAGTGTATTGAGAGAAAAATTGAAATGGGGAGATAATCTGTGTTAA
- a CDS encoding transketolase family protein, whose protein sequence is MSKKSTRQAYGEALVELGKINKDVVVLDADLTKSTKTNLFKEVFPERHFNVGIAEADLIGTAAGLAASGKIAFASTFAMFAAGRAFEQIRNTVAYPKLNVKIAPTHAGISVGEDGGSHQSVEDIAIMRAIPGMVVLSPADAVETKKMVFAAAEYNGPVYIRMGRLDVETIFDEATYDFQIGIANTVRDGKDVTIVATGLMTAEALKAAEILEKEGISVRVINVGTIKPLDGETILKAAQETKFIITAEEHSVIGGLGSAVSEFLSEVHPTKVKKLGIYDKFGQSGKANELLEKYELTAAKLVAMVKENM, encoded by the coding sequence ATGAGTAAAAAATCTACAAGACAGGCTTATGGAGAGGCTTTAGTAGAACTAGGAAAAATAAACAAAGATGTAGTAGTATTAGATGCTGACTTAACAAAATCAACTAAAACAAATTTATTTAAGGAAGTTTTTCCAGAAAGACACTTTAACGTGGGAATAGCAGAAGCAGATTTAATAGGAACAGCTGCTGGACTTGCAGCTTCAGGAAAAATAGCTTTTGCATCAACATTTGCAATGTTTGCTGCTGGAAGAGCATTTGAACAAATAAGAAATACAGTAGCATATCCAAAATTAAATGTAAAAATAGCTCCAACACATGCAGGAATATCAGTAGGAGAAGATGGAGGATCACATCAATCAGTTGAGGATATAGCTATTATGAGAGCTATTCCAGGAATGGTAGTATTATCTCCAGCAGATGCAGTAGAAACAAAGAAAATGGTATTTGCAGCTGCTGAATATAATGGACCTGTATACATAAGAATGGGAAGATTAGATGTAGAAACAATATTTGATGAAGCTACATATGATTTCCAAATAGGTATAGCTAACACAGTAAGAGATGGAAAAGATGTAACAATAGTAGCAACTGGACTTATGACTGCAGAAGCATTAAAAGCAGCTGAAATATTAGAAAAAGAAGGAATTTCAGTAAGAGTAATTAATGTTGGAACAATAAAACCATTAGATGGAGAAACAATTTTAAAAGCAGCTCAAGAAACTAAGTTTATAATAACAGCTGAAGAACACTCTGTAATTGGAGGATTAGGATCAGCAGTATCAGAATTTTTATCAGAAGTTCATCCAACTAAAGTAAAAAAATTAGGAATCTATGATAAATTTGGACAAAGTGGAAAAGCAAATGAGCTTTTAGAAAAATATGAATTAACAGCAGCTAAGTTAGTAGCTATGGTTAAGGAAAATATGTAA
- the recN gene encoding DNA repair protein RecN, which translates to MLRELKIENLAIIDELDLEFEDGFIVLTGETGAGKSIILSGINLLIGEKATTDMIRSGEKNLSAQGVFEVNNEQKEELLDKFGIDIEENEVIVRRTLDVNGKGKIYVNGIRVSLTNLKEIMGTLVDIVGQHSHQMLLNKSNHIKLLDKFLGEEGKELLKKSSRLYNEYREIAERIEGIEKDRKEAIEKKEFYEFQLMEIEKINPKKNEDTLLEDEYKKLFNAGKIKEKIDNSLVYLRDGEVNSLHFIYNSRKNIESLCKYGDEFNELLDKLEKIYYELEDCVDIMDTLNEDIDIDDIRLQEVVDRLDIINKMKIKYGATIEEILQFKERIAEKINLLEENSFEVQKLQKKRLEIEKEYWENAHLLRRLRKEKAVQIERNLKEELKFLKMGDTQIHIVIEESKNMGINGSDIVEILISTNLGQDMKPLWKIASGGEVSRIMLALKVIFSRVDNVPILIFDEIDTGVGGETVRKIADKLREIGEHAQVVSITHSPAIAAKAHQQFYIKKHTIKNKTSTIVTKLDDEKRIKEIARMLAGENITEAVIQHAKELLKEDR; encoded by the coding sequence GTGTTAAGAGAGCTTAAAATAGAAAATCTAGCTATAATAGATGAACTTGATTTGGAATTTGAAGATGGTTTTATTGTTTTAACTGGTGAAACAGGAGCAGGAAAATCAATAATATTAAGTGGAATAAATCTATTGATTGGAGAAAAAGCTACTACTGATATGATTAGGAGTGGTGAGAAAAATCTCTCTGCTCAAGGAGTTTTTGAAGTAAATAATGAACAAAAAGAGGAGCTTTTAGATAAGTTTGGAATTGATATAGAGGAAAATGAAGTAATTGTTAGAAGAACCTTAGATGTAAATGGGAAAGGGAAAATATATGTAAATGGAATAAGAGTATCTCTTACAAATCTCAAGGAGATAATGGGAACACTTGTGGATATAGTAGGACAACATTCCCATCAAATGCTTCTTAATAAAAGTAATCATATAAAATTATTAGATAAGTTTTTAGGAGAAGAGGGAAAGGAACTTTTAAAAAAGAGTTCTAGACTCTATAATGAATATAGAGAAATAGCAGAGAGAATAGAAGGAATAGAAAAAGATAGAAAAGAAGCAATAGAAAAAAAAGAGTTCTATGAATTTCAATTGATGGAGATTGAAAAAATAAATCCTAAAAAGAATGAAGATACACTGTTAGAAGATGAGTATAAAAAATTATTTAATGCTGGAAAAATAAAGGAAAAAATAGATAATTCTTTAGTTTATTTAAGAGATGGAGAGGTAAATTCATTACACTTTATATATAACTCAAGAAAGAATATTGAAAGTTTATGTAAGTATGGAGATGAATTTAATGAACTTTTAGATAAACTTGAAAAGATTTACTATGAATTGGAAGATTGTGTTGATATAATGGATACTCTTAATGAAGATATTGATATTGATGATATTAGGTTACAAGAGGTAGTGGATAGACTTGATATTATAAATAAGATGAAAATAAAATATGGAGCTACTATAGAAGAGATTTTGCAATTTAAAGAGAGGATTGCAGAAAAGATTAACCTATTGGAAGAAAATAGTTTTGAGGTTCAAAAATTACAGAAGAAAAGATTAGAGATAGAAAAAGAGTATTGGGAAAATGCTCATCTTCTTAGAAGATTGAGAAAAGAGAAAGCAGTTCAAATTGAGAGAAATCTTAAAGAGGAATTAAAATTTTTAAAAATGGGAGATACTCAAATCCATATTGTTATAGAAGAGAGTAAAAATATGGGAATAAATGGATCTGATATTGTAGAGATATTGATATCTACAAATTTAGGTCAAGATATGAAACCTCTTTGGAAAATTGCTTCTGGAGGAGAAGTAAGCCGTATAATGTTAGCTTTAAAAGTTATTTTTTCAAGAGTTGACAATGTACCTATACTTATTTTTGATGAGATTGATACTGGAGTTGGAGGAGAAACAGTAAGAAAGATAGCTGATAAATTGAGAGAGATAGGAGAGCATGCTCAAGTTGTTTCTATAACACATTCTCCAGCTATTGCAGCTAAAGCTCACCAACAATTTTATATAAAGAAACATACTATTAAAAATAAAACCTCAACTATTGTGACAAAATTAGATGATGAAAAAAGGATTAAAGAAATTGCAAGAATGTTAGCAGGAGAAAATATTACAGAAGCTGTAATACAACATGCTAAGGAACTTTTAAAAGAAGATAGGTGA
- a CDS encoding peptidoglycan DD-metalloendopeptidase family protein, with amino-acid sequence MEKKIKSIEKEIAEKNSRIKNIDVQTQKLEKQILEIERDILEIAKDRENILNDIKTVTKNIDYGSQNLNITSSELERKKLEFKAKIIAWNRYSKEREENIVEDAFLRKNFKNLLYGDLKKMEHIKNVQQDIQKVKANIENEKIKLSNLRNKLALNIKQMDSKKVQQNKLIAQLNKEKSGHVKSISKLQQEKERIEKKIKEIIVARTKTDKKIVNQSQAYSKLGKVIKPVPGNIVVKFNQKKQQEVTSNGIEIQARMGTKVKASAKGKVIYSDVFQGLGKVVMIDYGYNMIGVYGNLIATKVKLNQQIQQGAEIGILGLSVEGKPNLYYELRFNLKPIDPVPMFK; translated from the coding sequence ATGGAAAAGAAGATAAAAAGTATAGAAAAAGAGATAGCTGAAAAAAATTCAAGAATAAAAAATATAGATGTCCAAACTCAAAAATTGGAAAAACAGATTTTAGAAATAGAGAGAGATATTTTAGAAATAGCAAAAGATAGAGAAAATATTTTAAATGATATAAAGACAGTCACTAAAAATATTGATTATGGAAGTCAAAATCTAAATATAACATCTAGTGAATTAGAAAGAAAAAAACTTGAATTTAAAGCAAAAATTATTGCTTGGAATAGATATTCTAAAGAAAGAGAAGAGAATATAGTAGAAGATGCTTTTTTAAGAAAAAACTTTAAAAACCTTTTGTATGGGGACTTGAAAAAAATGGAACATATAAAAAATGTTCAACAGGATATACAAAAGGTAAAAGCTAATATAGAAAATGAAAAGATAAAACTTTCAAATTTAAGAAATAAATTAGCTCTTAATATAAAGCAGATGGACAGTAAAAAAGTCCAACAAAATAAATTAATTGCTCAATTGAATAAAGAAAAAAGTGGGCATGTTAAGAGTATAAGTAAACTTCAACAGGAAAAAGAGAGAATAGAGAAAAAAATAAAAGAGATTATAGTTGCAAGAACTAAAACAGATAAAAAAATAGTAAATCAATCTCAAGCTTATTCAAAATTAGGAAAAGTAATAAAACCTGTACCAGGAAATATAGTTGTTAAATTTAATCAGAAAAAACAACAAGAGGTAACAAGTAATGGTATAGAGATACAAGCTAGAATGGGAACGAAAGTAAAAGCTTCAGCTAAAGGAAAAGTTATTTATTCAGATGTTTTTCAAGGATTAGGAAAAGTGGTAATGATAGACTATGGATATAATATGATTGGAGTTTATGGAAACTTAATAGCAACTAAAGTAAAATTAAATCAACAAATACAACAGGGAGCAGAGATAGGAATACTTGGACTATCAGTTGAAGGTAAACCAAATCTTTACTATGAATTGAGATTTAATCTAAAACCAATTGATCCTGTACCTATGTTTAAATAG
- a CDS encoding transketolase, which yields MRDIKNLESKATNIRKSIVKMICEAKSGHPGGSLSATDILTALYFAEMNIDPTNPKMENRDRFVLSKGHAAPALYATLAERGYFDKESLMTLRQYGSIFQGHPDMKKVPGVEISTGSLGQGLSVANGMALNAKISGLSYRTYIILGDGELQEGQVWEAAMTAAHYKLDNVCAFLDFNNLQIDGNVDKVMGIEPVDAKWEAFGWNVIKIDGHNFQEILNALDEAKTVKGKPTIIIAKTVKGKGVSFMENVCGFHGVAPTKEETEKALAELGGNN from the coding sequence ATGAGAGATATTAAAAATCTAGAATCAAAAGCAACAAACATAAGAAAATCTATTGTAAAAATGATTTGTGAAGCTAAATCAGGACATCCAGGAGGGTCACTATCAGCAACTGACATCTTGACAGCTTTATATTTTGCTGAAATGAACATAGATCCAACTAATCCTAAGATGGAAAACAGAGATAGATTTGTTTTATCTAAAGGACATGCTGCTCCTGCTTTATATGCGACATTAGCTGAAAGAGGATATTTTGACAAAGAATCATTAATGACTTTAAGACAATATGGTTCAATTTTTCAAGGACACCCTGATATGAAAAAAGTACCAGGAGTTGAAATTTCAACTGGTTCATTAGGACAAGGATTATCTGTTGCCAATGGAATGGCTTTAAATGCTAAGATTTCTGGACTTTCATATAGAACTTATATCATCTTAGGAGACGGAGAATTACAAGAAGGGCAAGTATGGGAAGCTGCTATGACTGCTGCTCATTATAAACTTGATAATGTATGTGCTTTCTTAGACTTTAACAACCTTCAAATAGATGGAAATGTTGATAAAGTTATGGGAATAGAGCCTGTGGATGCAAAATGGGAAGCTTTTGGATGGAATGTAATTAAAATTGATGGACATAATTTCCAAGAGATATTAAATGCTTTAGATGAAGCTAAAACAGTAAAAGGTAAACCAACTATAATCATTGCTAAAACAGTAAAAGGTAAAGGAGTATCATTTATGGAAAATGTATGTGGATTCCATGGAGTAGCTCCAACAAAAGAAGAAACTGAAAAAGCATTAGCAGAATTAGGAGGGAATAATTAA
- a CDS encoding permease-like cell division protein FtsX encodes MNNLNLITIDKTLQKKKIQIKKVTFILTILSFFILNFFLAFFTNIQRVSEKVENEYFFTADFQNGVSEKEKEKTEIEILKLEGVRSVRYISKEEAFQKLQYQLDVAIPKSENPLSDTLIIYFNKPANIEGIQVNLENNQNIKEVFVDGEYINYKERQLHFYKMVSVGIILGCIFPVLGIIYYIFYSAISIDYINNIGIAKDDKSNRVRARKVNLLPFTSASIIGTLIFFNVYNYFRNNFLLISNKYLLLNLKEILFIQIGMIFLINVLIWLKPIKIGVLKWAEDGKE; translated from the coding sequence ATGAACAATTTAAATTTAATAACTATAGATAAAACTTTACAAAAAAAGAAGATTCAAATAAAAAAAGTAACATTTATTTTAACAATATTATCGTTTTTCATCTTAAATTTTTTCTTAGCTTTTTTTACAAATATACAAAGAGTTAGTGAAAAAGTAGAAAATGAGTATTTTTTTACTGCAGATTTTCAAAATGGTGTTTCTGAAAAAGAAAAAGAGAAAACAGAAATAGAGATATTAAAATTAGAAGGAGTTAGATCAGTAAGATATATTTCCAAAGAGGAAGCTTTTCAAAAGTTACAATATCAATTGGATGTAGCTATTCCTAAAAGTGAGAATCCATTGTCAGATACTTTAATAATATATTTTAATAAACCTGCTAATATAGAGGGAATACAAGTTAACTTAGAAAATAATCAAAATATTAAAGAGGTTTTTGTAGATGGAGAATATATAAATTATAAAGAGAGACAATTACATTTTTATAAAATGGTTTCTGTGGGAATAATATTAGGTTGTATTTTCCCTGTACTTGGAATAATTTATTATATTTTTTATAGTGCTATTTCTATAGATTATATTAATAATATAGGTATAGCAAAAGATGATAAAAGTAATAGGGTAAGAGCTAGAAAAGTAAATTTATTACCTTTTACTTCAGCATCAATAATAGGAACTCTAATATTTTTTAATGTATATAATTATTTTAGAAACAATTTTCTTTTAATAAGCAATAAATATCTATTACTTAATTTAAAAGAAATTCTTTTTATCCAAATTGGAATGATATTTTTAATCAATGTGTTGATTTGGTTAAAACCTATAAAGATAGGGGTGTTAAAGTGGGCAGAAGATGGCAAAGAATAA